In a single window of the Lates calcarifer isolate ASB-BC8 linkage group LG1, TLL_Latcal_v3, whole genome shotgun sequence genome:
- the cxcr2 gene encoding C-X-C chemokine receptor type 1 has product MKLPLFIISVLKYLVLTNQDEEQPLTGTFDISEFMSQFNSTFPPDVDVDVDDPAAPCDVNVPGFSNLGLMITFIIVFVFSMVGNSVVVYVVCYMKKGRASTDIYLMHLAMADLLFCFTLPFWAVDAHSGWIFGNFLCKLLSGFQEASVYSGVFLLVCISVDRYFAIVRATRVLSSHHLLVKVVCGVVWLVAGVLSLPVAIQRESIQANDLGQAICFENLTGESRHHWRVGMRVLRHTMGFFLPLAVMAVCYGWTVVTLFHTRNQQKQKAMRVILAVVLAFVLCWLPYNVTVLIDTLIKGGSLPETCNTRYSVEMLLNVTKVLAFMHCAVNPVLYAFIGEKFRNQLLLALYKHGLISKRLQMAYRKSSLNSVGSIRSRNTSVTM; this is encoded by the exons ATGAAGTTGCCACttttcatcatcagtgttttgaAGTATTTAGTTCTAACCAATCAAGATGAAGAACAG ccACTAACAGGTACATTTGACATCAGTGAGTTCATGAGCCAGTTTAATTCAACATTTCCTCCGgatgtggatgtggatgtggaCGACCCAGCGGCTCCTTGTGATGTAAACGTACCTGGATTTAGCAACCTGGGTCTGATGATCACCTTCATCATTGTGTTCGTCTTCAGCATGGTGGGCAACAGTGTAGTCGTCTACGTGGTCTGCTACATGAAGAAAGGCAGAGCCAGCACAGATATCTACCTGATGCACTTGGCCATGGCGGACCTCCTCTTCTGCTTCACGCTTCCTTTCTGGGCAGTGGACGCGCACTCCGGTTGGATCTTCGGCAACTTCCTGTGCAAACTCCTGTCGGGCTTTCAGGAGGCGTCGGTGTACAGTGGCGTCTTCCTGCTCGTGTGCATCAGCGTGGACCGCTACTTTGCCATCGTGAGAGCCACACGCGTCCTGTCCTCCCACCACCTGTTGGTGAAGGTGGTGTGTGGCGTGGTGTGGCTGGTGGCCGGCGTTCTGTCCTTGCCCGTGGCCATTCAGAGGGAGAGCATACAGGCCAATGACCTGGGTCAGGCCATTTGCTTTGAAAACCTGACGGGAGAGAGCAGGCACCACTGGCGCGTTGGCATGCGTGTCCTGCGCCACACCATGGGCTTCTTCCTGCCACTGGCGGTGATGGCGGTCTGCTACGGCTGGACCGTGGTGACCCTGTTCCACACGCGAAACCAGCAAAAGCAGAAGGCCATGCGTGTCATCCTGGCGGTGGTCCTGGCGTTTGTCCTGTGCTGGCTGCCGTACAACGTCACCGTGCTGATCGACACGCTCATAAAAGGCGGGTCGCTCCCGGAAACATGCAACACTCGCTACAGCGTGGAAATGCTGCTGAATGTGACCAAGGTGTTGGCCTTCATGCACTGCGCGGTGAACCCGGTGCTGTACGCCTTCATCGGGGAGAAGTTCAGGAACCAGCTGCTCTTAGCTCTTTATAAACATGGTCTCATCAGCAAGAGGCTGCAGATGGCTTACAGGAAGAGCTCTCTCAACAGTGTGGGGAGCATCAGGTCTAGAAACACCTCTGTTACCATGTAA